From Micromonospora sp. NBC_01699, a single genomic window includes:
- a CDS encoding TIGR03089 family protein, with the protein MTDKTTTADNIARVLAAAVAADPTRPLLTWYDDATGDRTELSGATLANWVAKTGNLLVDSAGLAPGDRAGALLPPHWQSAAVLLGCWSAGLAVHGAGLAVPAAGAASDSPEPPRPVDVLFVAADRLDTASAWSAGDRYALALAPMAAPLRTLPPGFADYVVQVRGHGDHFTPQPGGGPQDADLTGLAARSAATLGITAGARVLIDAATHPDPVDWLLAPLVAGASVVLCGNLDRARLAGRLASERVTLDLS; encoded by the coding sequence ATGACGGACAAAACCACGACGGCCGACAACATCGCGCGGGTGCTCGCCGCAGCGGTCGCCGCCGACCCGACCCGGCCCCTGCTGACCTGGTACGACGACGCCACCGGCGACCGTACGGAACTGTCCGGGGCGACGCTGGCCAACTGGGTCGCCAAAACCGGAAACCTGCTGGTCGACTCGGCCGGGCTGGCTCCCGGCGACCGGGCCGGTGCGCTGCTGCCGCCGCACTGGCAGTCCGCCGCCGTACTGCTCGGCTGCTGGTCGGCGGGGTTGGCGGTGCACGGTGCCGGGCTGGCCGTACCGGCCGCCGGGGCGGCGTCGGACAGTCCCGAGCCGCCACGTCCGGTGGACGTGCTCTTCGTGGCCGCCGACCGGCTCGACACCGCGTCGGCCTGGTCGGCCGGTGACCGGTACGCGTTGGCGCTCGCCCCGATGGCCGCCCCGTTGCGTACGCTCCCGCCGGGCTTCGCCGACTACGTCGTGCAGGTCCGTGGGCACGGCGACCACTTCACCCCGCAACCGGGCGGTGGCCCGCAGGACGCCGACCTGACCGGGCTCGCGGCCCGATCCGCGGCGACGCTCGGGATCACCGCCGGCGCACGGGTGCTGATCGACGCGGCCACCCACCCGGATCCGGTGGACTGGCTGCTCGCGCCCCTGGTCGCCGGGGCGAGCGTGGTGCTCTGCGGAAACCTCGACCGGGCCCGGTTGGCCGGCCGGCTGGCCTCGGAACGGGTCACCCTCGACCTGTCCTGA
- a CDS encoding glycosyltransferase family 4 protein, translated as MTPGRPPRVLIDATSVPADRGGVGRYVDGLLGALGKLCASGGVDLAVVGLRTDTERYTRMLPAAEVISAPAAVAHRPARLAWEQTGLPLLAQQVGAQVLHSPFYTCPLRAGAPVTVTVHDATFFTEPEHYDKSRRTFFRSAIKTSLRRADRVIVPSKATRDELIRLLDADPTKIDVAYHGVDQSAFHAPTEEEKARVRARLGLGGHNYVAFLGAKEPRKNVPNLIRGWVLAVQDRADPPALVIAGGQGHDDDIDQAVADVPAHLRLLRPGYLRYADLPGFLGGALVAAYPSYGEGFGLPILEAMACAAPVLTTPRLSLPEVGGDAVAYTSEDPQQIATDLAALLDDEARRLALAKAGLDRAKEFTWESSAEVHLAAWTRISG; from the coding sequence GTGACCCCCGGTCGCCCGCCCCGCGTGCTCATCGACGCCACCAGCGTCCCCGCCGACCGGGGCGGCGTCGGTCGATACGTCGATGGACTGCTCGGCGCGCTGGGCAAGCTGTGCGCATCCGGTGGCGTCGATCTCGCCGTCGTCGGGCTGCGGACCGACACCGAGCGGTACACGCGGATGCTGCCGGCCGCCGAGGTGATCTCCGCGCCGGCCGCCGTCGCCCACCGCCCGGCCCGGCTGGCCTGGGAGCAGACCGGGTTGCCGCTGCTCGCCCAGCAGGTCGGCGCGCAGGTGCTGCACTCGCCGTTCTACACCTGCCCACTGCGGGCCGGCGCCCCGGTCACGGTGACCGTGCACGACGCGACCTTCTTCACCGAACCGGAGCACTACGACAAGTCGCGGCGGACCTTCTTCCGCAGCGCGATCAAGACCTCGCTGCGCCGGGCCGACCGGGTGATCGTGCCGAGCAAGGCCACCCGGGACGAGCTGATCCGGCTGCTCGACGCCGACCCGACCAAGATCGACGTCGCCTACCACGGGGTCGACCAGAGCGCCTTCCACGCCCCCACCGAGGAGGAGAAGGCCCGGGTACGCGCCCGGCTCGGCCTCGGCGGGCACAACTACGTGGCGTTCCTCGGGGCCAAGGAGCCGCGCAAGAACGTACCGAACCTGATCCGGGGCTGGGTGCTCGCCGTACAGGACCGGGCCGATCCGCCGGCCCTGGTCATCGCCGGTGGTCAGGGGCACGACGACGACATCGACCAGGCCGTCGCCGACGTACCGGCGCACCTGCGGCTGCTCCGCCCCGGCTATCTGCGCTACGCCGACCTGCCCGGCTTCCTGGGCGGTGCCCTGGTCGCCGCCTACCCGTCGTACGGGGAGGGCTTCGGCCTGCCGATCCTGGAGGCGATGGCCTGCGCCGCACCGGTGCTCACCACGCCCCGGCTGTCGCTGCCCGAGGTCGGCGGCGACGCGGTCGCGTACACCAGCGAGGACCCGCAGCAGATCGCCACCGACCTGGCCGCGCTGCTCGACGACGAGGCGCGCCGGCTGGCGCTGGCCAAGGCGGGTCTCGACCGGGCCAAGGAGTTCACCTGGGAGTCCAGCGCCGAGGTGCACCTGGCGGCCTGGACCCGGATCAGCGGATGA
- a CDS encoding mannose-1-phosphate guanylyltransferase has protein sequence MFFAVIPAGGSGTRLWPLSRAGHPKFLHPLTGTDASLLQATVDRLGPLTTGDRTLVVTGVAHVTAVARQLAELPEENILVEPSPRDSCAAIALAAAVIALREPTAVMGSFAADHLIGDPARWVDTVRLAITGAEQGLLMTVGITPTRPETGYGYLQCGPLIDGGPLRKVDEFKEKPAADVAEAYVRSGHYLWNASMFVWQVDVFLTELARQQPELHAGVTAIARAWHTPEREDVLGRIWPTLTKISVDYAVMEGAAAAGRVATVPGDFGWNDIGDFHTLGDVLPADSDGNVVLGGDETEKPGVLLWDSTNLVVVPHSGRLVATLGLHDLIVVDTPDALMICPRDRAQDVKKLVDELKQRDEENYI, from the coding sequence ATGTTTTTCGCCGTCATCCCGGCCGGCGGCAGTGGCACCCGCCTCTGGCCGCTGTCCCGCGCCGGACACCCGAAGTTCCTGCACCCGCTCACGGGCACCGACGCGTCACTGCTCCAGGCGACGGTCGACCGCCTTGGTCCGCTCACCACCGGCGACCGGACCCTGGTGGTCACCGGCGTCGCCCACGTCACCGCCGTGGCCCGCCAGCTCGCCGAGCTGCCGGAGGAGAACATCCTGGTCGAGCCGTCGCCCCGGGACTCCTGCGCGGCCATCGCCCTGGCCGCGGCGGTGATCGCGCTGCGCGAGCCGACGGCGGTGATGGGCTCGTTCGCCGCGGACCACCTGATCGGCGACCCGGCCCGCTGGGTCGACACCGTCCGGCTGGCGATCACCGGCGCCGAGCAGGGCCTGCTGATGACGGTCGGCATCACCCCGACCCGCCCGGAGACCGGCTACGGCTACCTCCAGTGCGGCCCGCTGATCGACGGCGGCCCGCTGCGCAAGGTGGACGAGTTCAAGGAGAAGCCCGCCGCCGACGTCGCCGAGGCGTACGTCCGGTCCGGGCACTACCTCTGGAACGCCAGCATGTTCGTCTGGCAGGTGGACGTGTTCCTGACCGAGCTGGCCCGCCAGCAGCCCGAACTGCACGCCGGGGTGACCGCCATCGCGCGGGCCTGGCACACCCCGGAGCGGGAGGACGTACTCGGCCGGATCTGGCCCACGCTGACCAAGATCTCGGTCGACTACGCGGTGATGGAGGGCGCGGCGGCGGCCGGTCGGGTGGCCACCGTCCCCGGCGACTTCGGCTGGAACGACATCGGCGACTTCCACACCCTCGGGGACGTACTGCCGGCGGACTCGGACGGCAACGTGGTGCTCGGCGGCGACGAGACCGAGAAGCCCGGCGTCCTGCTCTGGGACAGCACCAATCTGGTAGTGGTGCCGCACTCCGGCCGGCTGGTGGCCACCCTCGGCCTGCACGACCTGATAGTGGTGGACACGCCCGACGCATTGATGATCTGCCCCCGCGACCGGGCCCAGGACGTGAAGAAGCTCGTCGACGAGTTGAAGCAGCGCGACGAGGAGAACTACATCTGA
- a CDS encoding ArsR/SmtB family transcription factor: MLRIFFSSKDIARTRVAAAADPIWELILSLHMLQSRTHDPVMSGWRRDVYRGLRRENLAGQQRLLFALNPPRGYFPDFLTPVQSSQGLEAGLDAIRSTPARLLHHDLSVLATENALPGSAHPLARGEPEVLRHLTDSMRQYQSVALGPYWDRVEAAVEADRIRRARALLDGGAEGLLASLRPAVRYSAGVLEVLDYPYSRELHLGDRGLTLIPSFFCSRTPVALFDPDLPPVLVYPVDRLGGLTPAPGEGAGPAPAVGQGSGREALAALLGRTRANVLEVVDEGCSTGEVARRLHISPAAASQHATVLRNAGLLVSQRDRNTVRHTLTPLGRAMLHQ, encoded by the coding sequence ATGCTGAGAATCTTCTTCTCCAGTAAGGACATCGCCCGGACCCGGGTCGCCGCCGCGGCCGATCCGATCTGGGAACTGATCCTGAGCCTGCACATGTTGCAGAGCCGCACCCACGACCCGGTGATGTCCGGCTGGCGGCGCGACGTCTACCGGGGCCTGCGCCGGGAGAACCTCGCCGGCCAGCAGCGCCTGCTCTTCGCACTCAACCCGCCGCGCGGCTACTTCCCCGACTTCCTCACCCCGGTGCAGAGTTCCCAGGGCCTGGAAGCGGGTCTGGACGCGATCCGCTCCACGCCGGCCCGACTGCTGCACCACGACCTGTCCGTGCTCGCCACCGAGAACGCCCTGCCCGGTTCGGCCCACCCGCTCGCCCGTGGCGAGCCGGAGGTGCTGCGCCACCTCACCGACTCGATGCGGCAGTACCAGTCGGTGGCGCTCGGACCCTACTGGGACCGGGTCGAGGCGGCCGTCGAGGCGGACCGGATCCGCCGGGCCAGGGCCCTGCTCGACGGCGGTGCCGAGGGACTGCTGGCGAGCCTGCGACCGGCGGTCCGCTACTCGGCCGGCGTGCTGGAGGTGTTGGACTACCCGTACAGCCGGGAACTGCACCTCGGCGACCGTGGACTGACGCTGATCCCGTCGTTCTTCTGCTCGCGTACGCCGGTGGCCCTGTTCGATCCGGACCTGCCACCGGTGCTGGTCTACCCGGTCGACCGGCTCGGCGGGCTCACTCCCGCACCCGGTGAGGGGGCCGGTCCGGCGCCCGCCGTCGGCCAGGGCAGCGGCCGGGAGGCGTTGGCCGCGTTGCTCGGCCGGACCCGGGCCAACGTGCTCGAAGTGGTGGACGAGGGCTGCTCGACCGGGGAGGTGGCCCGCCGGCTGCACATCTCGCCCGCCGCCGCCAGCCAGCACGCCACCGTGCTGCGCAACGCCGGACTGCTGGTCAGCCAGCGGGACCGCAACACCGTACGGCACACGCTCACCCCGCTGGGCAGGGCGATGCTGCACCAGTGA
- a CDS encoding coenzyme F420-0:L-glutamate ligase, with protein MKLEILPVLGIGDVTEGDDLAAMITTAAPWLRDGDVLVVTSKIVSKAEGRLVDVPAADGPEREAAREEILTAETARPVARRGPTRIVQTHHGFVMASAGIDASNVDPSRLVLLPKDPDASARGLRAALRERHGADVVVIVSDTMGRPWRNGLTDVALGVAGLSAIRDHRGEVDPYGNELSITQMAVVDELAGAGELVKGKRDQVPVAVIRGYLNAVDPVDGAGAAVLVRNAEQDLFSLGTAEARASGLRAAATLAEATPTGAGPDGTGVDPAVVDRAIAMVADVVAPGTLFSMVTHEEVRDRLAGAVPDWPAGATAMVLCTPPDDTAATGSAAGTLVRFGADLHRLRAALAAEGVASSVTAPPSGSTAVAALAL; from the coding sequence TGCTCGGCATCGGTGACGTGACCGAGGGCGACGACCTGGCGGCGATGATCACGACCGCCGCGCCGTGGCTGCGCGACGGAGACGTACTGGTCGTCACCAGCAAGATCGTTTCGAAGGCGGAGGGCCGGCTGGTCGACGTACCGGCGGCCGACGGGCCGGAACGGGAGGCGGCGCGGGAGGAGATCCTGACCGCGGAGACCGCCCGGCCGGTGGCCCGGCGCGGACCCACCCGGATCGTGCAGACCCATCACGGCTTCGTGATGGCCTCGGCCGGCATCGACGCGTCCAATGTGGACCCGTCGCGGCTGGTGCTGCTGCCCAAGGACCCGGACGCCTCCGCCCGTGGGCTGCGCGCGGCACTGCGCGAGCGGCACGGCGCGGACGTGGTGGTGATCGTGTCGGACACGATGGGGCGGCCGTGGCGCAACGGGCTCACCGACGTGGCGCTCGGCGTCGCCGGCCTGAGCGCGATCCGGGACCACCGGGGCGAGGTCGACCCGTACGGCAACGAGCTGAGCATCACCCAGATGGCCGTGGTCGACGAGCTGGCCGGCGCGGGCGAACTGGTCAAGGGCAAACGCGACCAGGTGCCGGTGGCGGTCATCCGGGGCTACCTCAACGCGGTCGACCCGGTCGACGGGGCGGGTGCGGCGGTCCTGGTCCGCAACGCCGAACAGGACCTGTTCTCGCTCGGCACGGCCGAGGCGCGGGCCAGCGGTCTGCGCGCGGCGGCCACCCTGGCCGAGGCGACGCCGACCGGGGCCGGGCCGGACGGCACCGGGGTCGACCCGGCGGTGGTGGACCGGGCGATCGCCATGGTGGCCGACGTGGTGGCGCCCGGCACGCTCTTCTCTATGGTCACCCACGAGGAGGTACGCGACCGGCTGGCCGGCGCCGTACCGGACTGGCCGGCGGGCGCCACCGCGATGGTGCTCTGCACTCCCCCGGACGACACCGCCGCGACGGGTTCGGCCGCCGGCACGCTCGTCCGGTTCGGCGCTGACCTGCACCGGTTGCGTGCCGCACTGGCCGCCGAAGGGGTGGCGTCGTCGGTGACCGCGCCGCCGTCCGGCAGCACAGCGGTGGCCGCCCTCGCCCTCTGA